The Deltaproteobacteria bacterium HGW-Deltaproteobacteria-6 genome includes the window CGGATTCCCGCTCCGATCATGCTGGTCGGTTTGCAGGGGTGCGGAAAAACGACAACGGCCGCTAAACTGGCGCGGCTTCTGTCCAGAGAAAAAAAGGTCTATCTGGTATCCGCTGACGTCTATCGTCCGGCGGCGATAGAGCAGCTGGCTGTTTTGGGACGGCAGATTAAAGCGGGAGTATTCGATGCAGGTGATCTCCGCGATCCTGTCAAGATATGTGTTGAAGCGGTTGAACAGGCCAAAAAAGAAGGTTACGAGGTGGTTATCATTGATACCGCCGGGCGATTGCATATTGATGATCTGTTGATGGAAGAGCTCATGCGGATTAAGAACGAGGTCAATCCGGCGGAAATTCTTTATGTGGCGGACGCCATGACCGGCCAGGATGCGGTTAATGTCGGCTTAAAATTTAATGAGCTGATCGGGATTGACGGCGTGATCATGACCAAAATGGACGGCGACGCACGCGGCGGAGCAGCCCTTTCATTGAAAGCTGTTGTCGGCAAACCCCTGAAATTTGTCGGGATCGGTGAAAAAATTGACGCGCTGGAGGTGTTTCATCCGGAGAGGATGGCTTCCCGGATTCTGGGCATGGGGGACATTCTGTCACTGGTGGAAAAAGCCCAGGCCACCATTGATGAGAAATCCGCCCGGGAGATGGAACAAAGCCTGCGCAAAGGTGATTTTACGCTGGAGGATTTTCGCAATCAGCTCCGGCAAATCAAAAAAATGGGTTCAGTAAAGGATATGGTGGGGATGATTCCGGGCATGAGCAAAATCAAAGCGCTCAAGGGCGTTGAACCGGATGAAAGGGAACTGGTTAAAACGATGGCGATTATCGATTCCATGACCAAAAAAGAACGTAGCAACTATCTGATCATTGATGGGCGCAGGCGCAAAAGAATCGCTTTGGGCAGCGGCACCATGGTTCAGGACGTCAATCGGCTCTTGAAAAATTACATAGAGATTCGTAAAATGATGAAAAAAATAAATCAAAAAGGCGGGATAAAATCTTTGATGAGGAATTTTCCCTTTTAAAATCAAATAAACTATGATAGAAAAAAACCATATCACTATTTTTTATGAAGGAGGTTTTAAGTAAAACTAAATGGCAGTTAAAATAAGACTAACTCGTATGGGCGCTAAAGGCAAACCATTTTACCGTATTGTAGCAGCGGATAAGGAATATCCCCGCGATGGAAGATTTTTAGAAATATTAGGGAATTATGATCCCAAAAAAAATCCCGCAGAAATAACTTTAAAAGAAGATCGCGTTCGCGATTGGTTGTCCAAGGGAGCTAAACCGACGCTGACCGTTTCTCATTTATTGAAAACTAAAGGCATTGAAGCCAGCGTTAAATAGCCAAACTGTTGCGTTATTAGTAAAGGTATGAGACGACGCGTTTTAAAGCCTCACATCGTTTAAATTTATTCAGGCAGTGCGAATATTGAAGCGAATTTTCCAGATGCGTTAACCAAAACCAGTGGAGGTGCTGACGATGAAGGAATTGATCAAGTATATCTCTCAATCTTTAGTTGATAATCCCGACAAAGTGGAAGTAACTGAAGTCATCGGTGAGCAAACGTCCGTCATTGAGTTGCGTGTGGCAAAGGAAGATTTAGGAAAAGTTATCGGAAAGCAGGGAAGAACCGCTAAGGCTATCCGCACGATTTTGAGTGCGACGTCTGCCAAGGTGCATAAACGGGCGGTTCTGGAAATTATTGAATAGCGATGGATCTTTTTGTATTTGGGAAGATCGTCAAAACGCATGGTCTTCGCGGCTGTCTTAAAGTTCTGTCTTTTCTGGAATCACAAAATATTTTGGACGGACTTGATTTTATTTATCTGGAATCAAAGTCCGGCCGAAAAAGCCGTCATGAAGTTAAAAAGATAAATCCTTCCGGGAAATTTCTCTTTCTTGAATTGAAAGATGTTGTGGATGTGGACAAAGCGCAGGAGTTTGTGGGGGCGTCGTTGTCATTTCCACGGGATTTGCTTGAAGTTCTGCCGGATGATGAATATTACTGGCAGGACATCATCGGACTTGACGCCTATACAATGGAAGGTCGCCATCTGGGCCGGATCGAGTCAATATTCCCAACAGGGAGTAATGATGTTTATGTTTGCCGGGGAGATGATGGAGAAATTCTCATTCCGGCAATTGCCGATGCCATCATGCGGATAGACCTTGAAGGACGCAGAATAACCGTAAAACTGCTGGAAGGCCTTTAACCGTGATCCGATTTGATATTTTGTCTGTTTTCCCGGAAATGTTGCATTCCCCCCTCCAATTCAGTCTTTTGAAAAAAGCCCAGGAAAAGGGGCTGATCGAAATCGGTCTGCATGATATTCGCGATTGGGCGGAAGACAAGCATCACATGACCGATGATGCTCCCTATGGCGGCGGATGCGGGATGGTGATGAAAGTTGAACCGGTGGAGCGGGCGTTGGCGGCGGTGAAGCGCACGGATGTTCAGTCGCTGGTGATTTTGATGACCCCTCAGGGTGAAAAGTTCAGTCAGAAAATCGCCTCCGAGCTTTCGGAAAAAAAACACCTCATTTTAATTTGCGGACGTTACGAAGGATTTGATGAGAGAATCAGACAACATCTGGCAGACCGGGAAATATCCATCGGTGATTATATTTTAACGGGAGGGGAACTTTCCTCACTGGTAGTCGTCGATGCGGTCTCCCGCTTGATTCCCGGCGTCCTGGGAAACGATGAATCCGCAACGACGGAATCTTTTTCAGGAGGACTTCTGGAATATCCGCAATATACGAGGCCTGCCGAATATAAAGGATGGTGTGTTCCCGATGTGCTGGTTTCCGGAAATCACGCGCAGATTGAACAGTGGCGAAGGATCGAAGCGCTTAAAAGGACCTGGCGCAGAAGGCCGGATTTACTTGAAAAAATAGAATTATCCGGAGAGGATGAAAAGAAATTGGAAAAAATTAAGCTGGATCAGATATAAAGTCTTGATTTTCAGACGGGTTTGCGGTATTTAGGTCAACTTTTTTTATCGGGGTAAATGGTTT containing:
- the rimM gene encoding 16S rRNA processing protein RimM — protein: MDLFVFGKIVKTHGLRGCLKVLSFLESQNILDGLDFIYLESKSGRKSRHEVKKINPSGKFLFLELKDVVDVDKAQEFVGASLSFPRDLLEVLPDDEYYWQDIIGLDAYTMEGRHLGRIESIFPTGSNDVYVCRGDDGEILIPAIADAIMRIDLEGRRITVKLLEGL
- a CDS encoding tRNA (guanosine(37)-N1)-methyltransferase TrmD — encoded protein: MRFDILSVFPEMLHSPLQFSLLKKAQEKGLIEIGLHDIRDWAEDKHHMTDDAPYGGGCGMVMKVEPVERALAAVKRTDVQSLVILMTPQGEKFSQKIASELSEKKHLILICGRYEGFDERIRQHLADREISIGDYILTGGELSSLVVVDAVSRLIPGVLGNDESATTESFSGGLLEYPQYTRPAEYKGWCVPDVLVSGNHAQIEQWRRIEALKRTWRRRPDLLEKIELSGEDEKKLEKIKLDQI
- a CDS encoding signal recognition particle protein — translated: MFESLAEKLEGIFKKLKGRGVLNEENVNAALKEIRMALLEADVNFKVVKDFIEDVRLRAVGRDVLESITPGQQVVKIVHDRLVELMGSTSANIKFGSRIPAPIMLVGLQGCGKTTTAAKLARLLSREKKVYLVSADVYRPAAIEQLAVLGRQIKAGVFDAGDLRDPVKICVEAVEQAKKEGYEVVIIDTAGRLHIDDLLMEELMRIKNEVNPAEILYVADAMTGQDAVNVGLKFNELIGIDGVIMTKMDGDARGGAALSLKAVVGKPLKFVGIGEKIDALEVFHPERMASRILGMGDILSLVEKAQATIDEKSAREMEQSLRKGDFTLEDFRNQLRQIKKMGSVKDMVGMIPGMSKIKALKGVEPDERELVKTMAIIDSMTKKERSNYLIIDGRRRKRIALGSGTMVQDVNRLLKNYIEIRKMMKKINQKGGIKSLMRNFPF
- a CDS encoding 30S ribosomal protein S16, with translation MAVKIRLTRMGAKGKPFYRIVAADKEYPRDGRFLEILGNYDPKKNPAEITLKEDRVRDWLSKGAKPTLTVSHLLKTKGIEASVK
- a CDS encoding RNA-binding protein — protein: MKELIKYISQSLVDNPDKVEVTEVIGEQTSVIELRVAKEDLGKVIGKQGRTAKAIRTILSATSAKVHKRAVLEIIE